Proteins co-encoded in one Populus trichocarpa isolate Nisqually-1 chromosome 10, P.trichocarpa_v4.1, whole genome shotgun sequence genomic window:
- the LOC7475532 gene encoding auxin efflux carrier component 3, protein MISWNDLYNVLSAVIPLYVAMILAYGSVRWWKIFSPDQCSGINRFVAIFAVPLLSFHFISTNDPYAMNFRFIAADTLQKIIMLIALGIWTNFTKNGSLEWMITIFSVSTLPNTLVMGIPLLTAMYGKYSGSLMVQIVVLQCIIWYTLLLFLFEYRGAKMLIMEQFPETAASIISFKVDSDVVSLDGRDFLETDAEIGDDGKLHVTVRKSNASRRSLGPGSFSGMTPRPSNLTGAEIYSLSSSRNPTPRGSNFNPSDFYSMMGVQGFPGRHSNLGPADLYSVQSSRGPTPRPSNFEENCAPTATLSSPRFGFYPAQTVPTSYPAPNPEFASTVTTKTAKNQQQQNSKANHDAKELHMFVWSSSASPVSEGGGLHVFGGADFGASEQSGRSDQGAKEIRMLVADHPQNGETKTIPQQDGDFAGEDFSFAGRGEGDDDQREKEGPTGLNKLGSSSTAELQPKAAEAPDSGGSRKMPPASVMTRLILIMVWRKLIRNPNTYSSLIGLTWSLVAFRWHVEMPKIIKQSISILSDAGLGMAMFSLGLFMALQPKLIACGNSVATFAMAVRFLTGPAVMAAASIAVGLRGTLLHVAIVQAALPQGIVPFVFAKEYNVHPAILSTAVIFGMLIALPITLVYYIFLGL, encoded by the exons ATGATTAGCTGGAATGATCTCTACAACGTTTTGTCCGCTGTGATTCCTCTATATGTTGCCATGATCTTGGCTTATGGGTCTGTTCGGTGGTGGAAAATTTTCAGCCCGGACCAGTGTTCCGGTATCAACCGTTTCGTGGCGATATTCGCAGTGCCACTACTGTCATTCCATTTTATCTCCACCAATGATCCCTATGCTATGAACTTCAGGTTCATTGCGGCCGACAcgcttcaaaaaataataatgctgATCGCTCTGGGAATTTGGACTAATTTCACAAAAAATGGAAGCTTGGAATGGATGATTACCATCTTTTCTGTCTCGACTCTTCCGAACACTCTTGTCATGGGCATTCCTCTTTTAACCGCCATGTACGGCAAGTACTCGGGAAGCCTAATGGTTCAAATTGTGGTGTTGCAGTGTATCATTTGGTACACTCTCCTCTTGTTTCTTTTCGAGTATAGAGGTGCCAAGATGTTGATCATGGAGCAATTTCCTGAAACTGCAGCCTCCATTATTTCGTTTAAGGTTGATTCTGACGTGGTCTCTTTAGATGGCCGGGATTTTCTGGAAACTGATGCTGAAATCGGTGATGATGGCAAGTTACATGTGACTGTCAGGAAATCTAATGCCTCCAGGCGGTCTCTTGGGCCGGGTTCTTTCTCTGGAATGACTCCTCGGCCATCAAATCTTACTGGAGCTGAGATTTATAGCCTGAGTTCTTCAAGGAATCCTACTCCGAGAGGGTCTAATTTCAACCCTTCAGATTTCTACTCCATGATGGGAGTTCAGGGATTCCCTGGAAGGCATTCAAATCTCGGCCCGGCTGATTTGTACTCGGTACAATCTTCAAGAGGGCCAACTCCAAGGCCGTCTAATTTCGAAGAAAATTGTGCTCCAACGGCTACTTTATCCTCTCCTAGATTCGGGTTTTATCCAGCACAGACAGTACCCACGTCTTATCCGGCACCAAATCCTGAATTTGCCTCTACTGTCACTACTAAAACAGCAAAAAATCAGCAGCAGCAAAATAGCAAGGCAAACCATGATGCCAAGGAGCTGCACATGTTCGTGTGGAGCTCGAGTGCATCACCAGTTTCTGAAGGAGGTGGGCTCCACGTATTCGGTGGGGCTGATTTTGGTGCATCAGAGCAATCTGGACGGTCTGATCAGGGCGCCAAGGAGATCAGGATGTTGGTTGCTGACCATCCGCAAAATGGGGAAACCAAAA ctATTCCACAACAAGATGGAGATTTTGCTGGCGAGGACTTCAGTTTTGCGGGCAGAGGAGAAGGAGATGACGACCAAAGGGAAAAAGAGGGGCCCACTGGACTTAACAAACTAGGGTCCAGCTCAACAGCCGAGTTGCAACCAAAAGCAGCCGAAGCTCCAGATTCCGGTGGCAGTAGGAAGATGCCTCCGGCAAGCGTTATGACCCGTTTGATATTGATCATGGTTTGGCGCAAACTTATTCGAAACCCCAACACATACTCCAGTCTCATTGGTCTCACTTGGTCTCTAGTCGCTTTCCG gtGGCATGTGGAAATgcctaaaataataaaacagtcAATCTCCATACTGTCTGATGCTGGACTAGGAATGGCTATGTTCAGCTTAG GTCTTTTTATGGCTTTACAACCGAAGCTAATTGCTTGTGGGAATTCGGTTGCCACATTCGCCATGGCTGTTCGATTCTTGACTGGCCCTGCGGTGATGGCCGCTGCTTCAATTGCTGTCGGCCTGCGTGGTACCCTCCTTCACGTTGCTATTGTTCAG GCTGCACTGCCACAAGGAATTGTTCCATTTGTGTTTGCCAAGGAGTACAATGTCCATCCAGCCATTCTTAGCACCGC GGTTATCTTTGGAATGCTGATAGCATTACCAATTACTCTTGTTTACTACATTTTCCTTGGATTATGA